One window of Entelurus aequoreus isolate RoL-2023_Sb linkage group LG06, RoL_Eaeq_v1.1, whole genome shotgun sequence genomic DNA carries:
- the LOC133652547 gene encoding AP2-associated protein kinase 1-like isoform X6, translating to MKKFFDSRRELVSSGPGSVAGGGGVGSGGGGSFIGRVYAIGRHQVTIEEIVAEGGFAIVFLVRTNQGQRCALKRMYVNNEDDLQICKLEIQIMRDLVGNKNIVGFLDSSIAAVGADDVWEVLILMDFCRGGQVVNLMNQRLQTGFTEAEVLHIFCDTCKAVARLHQCKTPIIHRDLKVENILLHDQGHYVLCDFGSATNCFQNPQTEGVPVIEEEIKKYTTLSYRAPEMVNLYAGKVITTKADIWAMGCLLYKLCYFTLPFGESQVAICDGSFTIPDNSRYSYDMHCLIRYMLEPDPDMRPDIHQVSYFAFKLNRQECPVPNVHNVSIPAKLPEPIKASEAVAKKSQTKARLTDPIPTTETSIAPRQRPKAGQTQPQPISGILPIQAALTPRKRPNVAAGAAQPIVGVTVPPSASGAVQTAPNIQPQVTPQPQQLLIKHQQAPPFLNPQHNQPQRLEVHESPAIHLTSIPECAVIGPTDDPDVTTGRGLHKFGSRTPPSSPKMASRSGHRRILSDVTHSAIFGVPVSKSTQLLQAAAAEASLNKSKSASTTPSGSPCSSQQTVYHPADTVTQTAPITTNAQPSWNPFGDDNFSKLTAEELLNKDFAKLAETAGPEEKAMDDNLIHGFNSFTDAQVERNGYSVLGQDHDTEIPANEACSHSSDEDQEKEGCKEEQQNFMDAAEGPTSAHDCSGSRPLLLDSEEEEEQGGEPCLHLTQVSTVAISQPAAAQNHSQPDAEPAKGTPDVFSKAPFRPTHQEAGDVFAEAPFPRGPLSGQLDVFSQAPFARKKEALAEQGALAQIAPQPFRPQALAKYSRHFEGQQYETAGFNASNQAAVRAADPFVSAPFHLKAPQEKP from the exons GAGGTTTTGCCATCGTGTTTTTAGTTCGAACTAATCAGGGTCAACGATGTGCTCTAAAACGGATGTATGTTAACAATGAGGATGATCTACAAATCTGCAAACTTGAGATACAGATTATG AGGGACCTAGTGGGCAACAAAAACATAGTTGGCTTCCTGGATTCCAGCATAGCTGCAGTCGGAGCTGACGATGTGTGGGAAGTCCTCATCTTAATGGACTTCTGTCGTG GTGGACAGGTAGTCAACCTGATGAACCAGCGATTACAGACAGGCTTCACAGAGGCAGAAGTGTTGCACATCTTTTGTGACACGTGTAAGGCTGTTGCTCGTCTGCACCAGTGCAAGACTCCAATTATTCATAGAGACCTCAAG GTGGAAAATATTCTTCTTCATGACCAAGGACACTATGTACTGTGTGACTTTGGGAGTGCCACAAACTGCTTTCAAAACCCGCAGACCGAGGGTGTGCCTGTCATTGAGGAGGAAATTAAAAA GTACACTACTCTGTCTTACCGTGCACCAGAGATGGTCAACCTCTATGCTGGGAAGGTTATTACAACTAAGGCGGATATTTGG GCTATGGGCTGTCTACTCTATAAACTATGCTACTTCACGCTTCCTTTTGGGGAGAGCCAAGTTGCTATCTGTGATGGCAGTTTTACTATCCCAGACAACTCGCGCTACTCCTATGACATGCACTGTCTCATCA GATATATGCTGGAGCCTGACCCAGACATGAGGCCAGACATCCATCAAGTGTCTTACTTTGCCTTTAAACTGAATCGACAAGAGTGTCCAGTTCCAAATGTACAT AATGTGTCCATTCCTGCAAAACTCCCCGAGCCTATCAAAGCCAGTGAAGCTGTGGCCAAAAAGAGTCAAACCAAAGCAAG GCTCACAGACCCCATTCCTACCACTGAAACCTCAATAGCCCCTCGACAAAGGCCTAAGGCTGGCCAGACTCAGCCACAGCCAATATCGGGCATTCTTCCTATACAAGCAGCTCTGACCCCACGCAAGAGGCCCAATGTTGCTGCTGGAGCAGCCCAGCCTATAG TAGGTGTCACTGTTCCACCTTCAGCTTCAGGTGCTGTCCAAACTGCTCCCAATATTCAGCCTCAAGTTACACCGCAGCCTCAGCAACTACTCATCAAACATCAGCAGGCGCCTCCCTTCTTGAACCCACAACATAACCAACCG CAGCGACTTGAGGTCCATGAAAGCCCAGCTATCCATCTGACATCCATCCCTGAGTGTGCAGTCATTGGGCCAACTGATGACCCAGATGTG ACAACTGGGCGAGGACTTCACAAATTCGGCTCCCGAACACCCCCCTCGTCACCAAAGATGGCATCGAGGAGTGGCCATCGACGCATCCTGAGTGACGTCACTCACAGTGCCATCTTTGGGGTCCCAGTGAGCAAGTCCACCCAGCTACTTCAAGCAGCCGCAGCTGAGGCCAGCCTCAACAAGTCCAA ATCAGCCAGCACTACTCCTTCTGGTTCACCATGCTCATCTCAGCAGACTGTATATCACCCGGCTGACACTGTCACCCAAACTGCCCCTATTACTACTAATGCTCAGCCCAGCTGGAACCCCTTTGGTGACGATAACTTCTCCAAGCTAACAGCCGAGGAGCTGCTTAACAAAGACTTTGCAAAGCTAGCTGAAA CTGCTGGACCAGAGGAGAAGGCAATGGATGACAATCTCATTCACGGATTCAATTCATTTACAG ATGCTCAAGTGGAGAGGAACGGCTACTCCGTGCTTGGCCAGGACCACGACACTGAGATTCCGGCGAACGAGGCATGTAGTCACTCCAGTGATGAAGACCAGGAAAAAGAGGGCTGCAAAGAAGAGCAGCAGAATTTCATGGATGCGGCAGAGGGTCCGACCTCGGCCCACGACTGCAGTGGCTCCAGACCGCTGCTGCTTGActcagaggaagaggaggaacaaggAGGCGAGCCCTGCCTCCACTTAACACAAGTGTCCACCGTGGCAATTTCTCAACCGGCTGCTGCACAGAATCATTCCCAGCCAGACGCCGAGCCAGCCAAGGGAACCCCGGACGTCTTCTCCAAAGCGCCTTTCCGCCCCACGCATCAAGAAGCAGGCGACGTGTTCGCAGAGGCGCCGTTTCCACGCGGCCCGCTCTCCGGCCAGCTGGACGTGTTCTCCCAGGCTCCCTTTGCGAGAAAAAAGGAGGCCCTAGCTGAGCAAGGTGCACTGGCACAAATCGCCCCACAGCCGTTCCGCCCACAAGCCCTCGCCAAATATTCCCGACACTTTGAGGGCCAGCAGTACGAGACGGCAGGCTTTAACGCGAGCAATCAAGCTGCGGTCCGCGCCGCAGACCCTTTTGTCAGTGCACCCTTTCACCTTAAAGCGCCGCAAGAAAAGCCCTGA
- the LOC133652547 gene encoding AP2-associated protein kinase 1-like isoform X2, with amino-acid sequence MKKFFDSRRELVSSGPGSVAGGGGVGSGGGGSFIGRVYAIGRHQVTIEEIVAEGGFAIVFLVRTNQGQRCALKRMYVNNEDDLQICKLEIQIMRDLVGNKNIVGFLDSSIAAVGADDVWEVLILMDFCRGGQVVNLMNQRLQTGFTEAEVLHIFCDTCKAVARLHQCKTPIIHRDLKVENILLHDQGHYVLCDFGSATNCFQNPQTEGVPVIEEEIKKYTTLSYRAPEMVNLYAGKVITTKADIWAMGCLLYKLCYFTLPFGESQVAICDGSFTIPDNSRYSYDMHCLIRYMLEPDPDMRPDIHQVSYFAFKLNRQECPVPNVHNVSIPAKLPEPIKASEAVAKKSQTKARLTDPIPTTETSIAPRQRPKAGQTQPQPISGILPIQAALTPRKRPNVAAGAAQPIGVTVPPSASGAVQTAPNIQPQVTPQPQQLLIKHQQAPPFLNPQHNQPQRLEVHESPAIHLTSIPECAVIGPTDDPDVTTGRGLHKFGSRTPPSSPKMASRSGHRRILSDVTHSAIFGVPVSKSTQLLQAAAAEASLNKSKSASTTPSGSPCSSQQTVYHPADTVTQTAPITTNAQPSWNPFGDDNFSKLTAEELLNKDFAKLAETAGPEEKAMDDNLIHGFNSFTDNLIEGLNSPETSLLLPDLLTLAEPLSTNTAKTEMCVDSLIPGLEAPQAQQQSGQPELICNSMPDSSFLMSHGEKANNDEFDPIPVLVTKNSNPDAQVERNGYSVLGQDHDTEIPANEACSHSSDEDQEKEGCKEEQQNFMDAAEGPTSAHDCSGSRPLLLDSEEEEEQGGEPCLHLTQVSTVAISQPAAAQNHSQPDAEPAKGTPDVFSKAPFRPTHQEAGDVFAEAPFPRGPLSGQLDVFSQAPFARKKEALAEQGALAQIAPQPFRPQALAKYSRHFEGQQYETAGFNASNQAAVRAADPFVSAPFHLKAPQEKP; translated from the exons GAGGTTTTGCCATCGTGTTTTTAGTTCGAACTAATCAGGGTCAACGATGTGCTCTAAAACGGATGTATGTTAACAATGAGGATGATCTACAAATCTGCAAACTTGAGATACAGATTATG AGGGACCTAGTGGGCAACAAAAACATAGTTGGCTTCCTGGATTCCAGCATAGCTGCAGTCGGAGCTGACGATGTGTGGGAAGTCCTCATCTTAATGGACTTCTGTCGTG GTGGACAGGTAGTCAACCTGATGAACCAGCGATTACAGACAGGCTTCACAGAGGCAGAAGTGTTGCACATCTTTTGTGACACGTGTAAGGCTGTTGCTCGTCTGCACCAGTGCAAGACTCCAATTATTCATAGAGACCTCAAG GTGGAAAATATTCTTCTTCATGACCAAGGACACTATGTACTGTGTGACTTTGGGAGTGCCACAAACTGCTTTCAAAACCCGCAGACCGAGGGTGTGCCTGTCATTGAGGAGGAAATTAAAAA GTACACTACTCTGTCTTACCGTGCACCAGAGATGGTCAACCTCTATGCTGGGAAGGTTATTACAACTAAGGCGGATATTTGG GCTATGGGCTGTCTACTCTATAAACTATGCTACTTCACGCTTCCTTTTGGGGAGAGCCAAGTTGCTATCTGTGATGGCAGTTTTACTATCCCAGACAACTCGCGCTACTCCTATGACATGCACTGTCTCATCA GATATATGCTGGAGCCTGACCCAGACATGAGGCCAGACATCCATCAAGTGTCTTACTTTGCCTTTAAACTGAATCGACAAGAGTGTCCAGTTCCAAATGTACAT AATGTGTCCATTCCTGCAAAACTCCCCGAGCCTATCAAAGCCAGTGAAGCTGTGGCCAAAAAGAGTCAAACCAAAGCAAG GCTCACAGACCCCATTCCTACCACTGAAACCTCAATAGCCCCTCGACAAAGGCCTAAGGCTGGCCAGACTCAGCCACAGCCAATATCGGGCATTCTTCCTATACAAGCAGCTCTGACCCCACGCAAGAGGCCCAATGTTGCTGCTGGAGCAGCCCAGCCTATAG GTGTCACTGTTCCACCTTCAGCTTCAGGTGCTGTCCAAACTGCTCCCAATATTCAGCCTCAAGTTACACCGCAGCCTCAGCAACTACTCATCAAACATCAGCAGGCGCCTCCCTTCTTGAACCCACAACATAACCAACCG CAGCGACTTGAGGTCCATGAAAGCCCAGCTATCCATCTGACATCCATCCCTGAGTGTGCAGTCATTGGGCCAACTGATGACCCAGATGTG ACAACTGGGCGAGGACTTCACAAATTCGGCTCCCGAACACCCCCCTCGTCACCAAAGATGGCATCGAGGAGTGGCCATCGACGCATCCTGAGTGACGTCACTCACAGTGCCATCTTTGGGGTCCCAGTGAGCAAGTCCACCCAGCTACTTCAAGCAGCCGCAGCTGAGGCCAGCCTCAACAAGTCCAA ATCAGCCAGCACTACTCCTTCTGGTTCACCATGCTCATCTCAGCAGACTGTATATCACCCGGCTGACACTGTCACCCAAACTGCCCCTATTACTACTAATGCTCAGCCCAGCTGGAACCCCTTTGGTGACGATAACTTCTCCAAGCTAACAGCCGAGGAGCTGCTTAACAAAGACTTTGCAAAGCTAGCTGAAA CTGCTGGACCAGAGGAGAAGGCAATGGATGACAATCTCATTCACGGATTCAATTCATTTACAG ACAACCTGATTGAGGGACTGAATTCTCCTGAAACTTCTCTTCTGCTCCCCGACCTCCTAACCCTGGCAGAGCCCCTGAGCACAAACACTG CAAAGACCGAGATGTGTGTGGATTCACTGATTCCTGGGTTGGAAGCTCCCCAAGCCCAGCAGCAATCAGGCCAGCCAGAACTCATCTGTAACAGCATGCCAG ACTCTTCTTTCCTCATGTCGCATGGAGAGAAAGCCAATAACGACGAGTTTGACCCTATTCCCGTGCTCGTCACCAAAAACTCAAATCCAG ATGCTCAAGTGGAGAGGAACGGCTACTCCGTGCTTGGCCAGGACCACGACACTGAGATTCCGGCGAACGAGGCATGTAGTCACTCCAGTGATGAAGACCAGGAAAAAGAGGGCTGCAAAGAAGAGCAGCAGAATTTCATGGATGCGGCAGAGGGTCCGACCTCGGCCCACGACTGCAGTGGCTCCAGACCGCTGCTGCTTGActcagaggaagaggaggaacaaggAGGCGAGCCCTGCCTCCACTTAACACAAGTGTCCACCGTGGCAATTTCTCAACCGGCTGCTGCACAGAATCATTCCCAGCCAGACGCCGAGCCAGCCAAGGGAACCCCGGACGTCTTCTCCAAAGCGCCTTTCCGCCCCACGCATCAAGAAGCAGGCGACGTGTTCGCAGAGGCGCCGTTTCCACGCGGCCCGCTCTCCGGCCAGCTGGACGTGTTCTCCCAGGCTCCCTTTGCGAGAAAAAAGGAGGCCCTAGCTGAGCAAGGTGCACTGGCACAAATCGCCCCACAGCCGTTCCGCCCACAAGCCCTCGCCAAATATTCCCGACACTTTGAGGGCCAGCAGTACGAGACGGCAGGCTTTAACGCGAGCAATCAAGCTGCGGTCCGCGCCGCAGACCCTTTTGTCAGTGCACCCTTTCACCTTAAAGCGCCGCAAGAAAAGCCCTGA
- the LOC133652547 gene encoding AP2-associated protein kinase 1-like isoform X4: MKKFFDSRRELVSSGPGSVAGGGGVGSGGGGSFIGRVYAIGRHQVTIEEIVAEGGFAIVFLVRTNQGQRCALKRMYVNNEDDLQICKLEIQIMRDLVGNKNIVGFLDSSIAAVGADDVWEVLILMDFCRGGQVVNLMNQRLQTGFTEAEVLHIFCDTCKAVARLHQCKTPIIHRDLKVENILLHDQGHYVLCDFGSATNCFQNPQTEGVPVIEEEIKKYTTLSYRAPEMVNLYAGKVITTKADIWAMGCLLYKLCYFTLPFGESQVAICDGSFTIPDNSRYSYDMHCLIRYMLEPDPDMRPDIHQVSYFAFKLNRQECPVPNVHNVSIPAKLPEPIKASEAVAKKSQTKARLTDPIPTTETSIAPRQRPKAGQTQPQPISGILPIQAALTPRKRPNVAAGAAQPIVGVTVPPSASGAVQTAPNIQPQVTPQPQQLLIKHQQAPPFLNPQHNQPTTGRGLHKFGSRTPPSSPKMASRSGHRRILSDVTHSAIFGVPVSKSTQLLQAAAAEASLNKSKSASTTPSGSPCSSQQTVYHPADTVTQTAPITTNAQPSWNPFGDDNFSKLTAEELLNKDFAKLAETAGPEEKAMDDNLIHGFNSFTDNLIEGLNSPETSLLLPDLLTLAEPLSTNTAKTEMCVDSLIPGLEAPQAQQQSGQPELICNSMPDSSFLMSHGEKANNDEFDPIPVLVTKNSNPDAQVERNGYSVLGQDHDTEIPANEACSHSSDEDQEKEGCKEEQQNFMDAAEGPTSAHDCSGSRPLLLDSEEEEEQGGEPCLHLTQVSTVAISQPAAAQNHSQPDAEPAKGTPDVFSKAPFRPTHQEAGDVFAEAPFPRGPLSGQLDVFSQAPFARKKEALAEQGALAQIAPQPFRPQALAKYSRHFEGQQYETAGFNASNQAAVRAADPFVSAPFHLKAPQEKP; this comes from the exons GAGGTTTTGCCATCGTGTTTTTAGTTCGAACTAATCAGGGTCAACGATGTGCTCTAAAACGGATGTATGTTAACAATGAGGATGATCTACAAATCTGCAAACTTGAGATACAGATTATG AGGGACCTAGTGGGCAACAAAAACATAGTTGGCTTCCTGGATTCCAGCATAGCTGCAGTCGGAGCTGACGATGTGTGGGAAGTCCTCATCTTAATGGACTTCTGTCGTG GTGGACAGGTAGTCAACCTGATGAACCAGCGATTACAGACAGGCTTCACAGAGGCAGAAGTGTTGCACATCTTTTGTGACACGTGTAAGGCTGTTGCTCGTCTGCACCAGTGCAAGACTCCAATTATTCATAGAGACCTCAAG GTGGAAAATATTCTTCTTCATGACCAAGGACACTATGTACTGTGTGACTTTGGGAGTGCCACAAACTGCTTTCAAAACCCGCAGACCGAGGGTGTGCCTGTCATTGAGGAGGAAATTAAAAA GTACACTACTCTGTCTTACCGTGCACCAGAGATGGTCAACCTCTATGCTGGGAAGGTTATTACAACTAAGGCGGATATTTGG GCTATGGGCTGTCTACTCTATAAACTATGCTACTTCACGCTTCCTTTTGGGGAGAGCCAAGTTGCTATCTGTGATGGCAGTTTTACTATCCCAGACAACTCGCGCTACTCCTATGACATGCACTGTCTCATCA GATATATGCTGGAGCCTGACCCAGACATGAGGCCAGACATCCATCAAGTGTCTTACTTTGCCTTTAAACTGAATCGACAAGAGTGTCCAGTTCCAAATGTACAT AATGTGTCCATTCCTGCAAAACTCCCCGAGCCTATCAAAGCCAGTGAAGCTGTGGCCAAAAAGAGTCAAACCAAAGCAAG GCTCACAGACCCCATTCCTACCACTGAAACCTCAATAGCCCCTCGACAAAGGCCTAAGGCTGGCCAGACTCAGCCACAGCCAATATCGGGCATTCTTCCTATACAAGCAGCTCTGACCCCACGCAAGAGGCCCAATGTTGCTGCTGGAGCAGCCCAGCCTATAG TAGGTGTCACTGTTCCACCTTCAGCTTCAGGTGCTGTCCAAACTGCTCCCAATATTCAGCCTCAAGTTACACCGCAGCCTCAGCAACTACTCATCAAACATCAGCAGGCGCCTCCCTTCTTGAACCCACAACATAACCAACCG ACAACTGGGCGAGGACTTCACAAATTCGGCTCCCGAACACCCCCCTCGTCACCAAAGATGGCATCGAGGAGTGGCCATCGACGCATCCTGAGTGACGTCACTCACAGTGCCATCTTTGGGGTCCCAGTGAGCAAGTCCACCCAGCTACTTCAAGCAGCCGCAGCTGAGGCCAGCCTCAACAAGTCCAA ATCAGCCAGCACTACTCCTTCTGGTTCACCATGCTCATCTCAGCAGACTGTATATCACCCGGCTGACACTGTCACCCAAACTGCCCCTATTACTACTAATGCTCAGCCCAGCTGGAACCCCTTTGGTGACGATAACTTCTCCAAGCTAACAGCCGAGGAGCTGCTTAACAAAGACTTTGCAAAGCTAGCTGAAA CTGCTGGACCAGAGGAGAAGGCAATGGATGACAATCTCATTCACGGATTCAATTCATTTACAG ACAACCTGATTGAGGGACTGAATTCTCCTGAAACTTCTCTTCTGCTCCCCGACCTCCTAACCCTGGCAGAGCCCCTGAGCACAAACACTG CAAAGACCGAGATGTGTGTGGATTCACTGATTCCTGGGTTGGAAGCTCCCCAAGCCCAGCAGCAATCAGGCCAGCCAGAACTCATCTGTAACAGCATGCCAG ACTCTTCTTTCCTCATGTCGCATGGAGAGAAAGCCAATAACGACGAGTTTGACCCTATTCCCGTGCTCGTCACCAAAAACTCAAATCCAG ATGCTCAAGTGGAGAGGAACGGCTACTCCGTGCTTGGCCAGGACCACGACACTGAGATTCCGGCGAACGAGGCATGTAGTCACTCCAGTGATGAAGACCAGGAAAAAGAGGGCTGCAAAGAAGAGCAGCAGAATTTCATGGATGCGGCAGAGGGTCCGACCTCGGCCCACGACTGCAGTGGCTCCAGACCGCTGCTGCTTGActcagaggaagaggaggaacaaggAGGCGAGCCCTGCCTCCACTTAACACAAGTGTCCACCGTGGCAATTTCTCAACCGGCTGCTGCACAGAATCATTCCCAGCCAGACGCCGAGCCAGCCAAGGGAACCCCGGACGTCTTCTCCAAAGCGCCTTTCCGCCCCACGCATCAAGAAGCAGGCGACGTGTTCGCAGAGGCGCCGTTTCCACGCGGCCCGCTCTCCGGCCAGCTGGACGTGTTCTCCCAGGCTCCCTTTGCGAGAAAAAAGGAGGCCCTAGCTGAGCAAGGTGCACTGGCACAAATCGCCCCACAGCCGTTCCGCCCACAAGCCCTCGCCAAATATTCCCGACACTTTGAGGGCCAGCAGTACGAGACGGCAGGCTTTAACGCGAGCAATCAAGCTGCGGTCCGCGCCGCAGACCCTTTTGTCAGTGCACCCTTTCACCTTAAAGCGCCGCAAGAAAAGCCCTGA
- the LOC133652547 gene encoding AP2-associated protein kinase 1-like isoform X3 codes for MKKFFDSRRELVSSGPGSVAGGGGVGSGGGGSFIGRVYAIGRHQVTIEEIVAEGGFAIVFLVRTNQGQRCALKRMYVNNEDDLQICKLEIQIMRDLVGNKNIVGFLDSSIAAVGADDVWEVLILMDFCRGGQVVNLMNQRLQTGFTEAEVLHIFCDTCKAVARLHQCKTPIIHRDLKVENILLHDQGHYVLCDFGSATNCFQNPQTEGVPVIEEEIKKYTTLSYRAPEMVNLYAGKVITTKADIWAMGCLLYKLCYFTLPFGESQVAICDGSFTIPDNSRYSYDMHCLIRYMLEPDPDMRPDIHQVSYFAFKLNRQECPVPNVHNVSIPAKLPEPIKASEAVAKKSQTKARLTDPIPTTETSIAPRQRPKAGQTQPQPISGILPIQAALTPRKRPNVAAGAAQPIVGVTVPPSASGAVQTAPNIQPQVTPQPQQLLIKHQQAPPFLNPQHNQPRLEVHESPAIHLTSIPECAVIGPTDDPDVTTGRGLHKFGSRTPPSSPKMASRSGHRRILSDVTHSAIFGVPVSKSTQLLQAAAAEASLNKSKSASTTPSGSPCSSQQTVYHPADTVTQTAPITTNAQPSWNPFGDDNFSKLTAEELLNKDFAKLAETAGPEEKAMDDNLIHGFNSFTDNLIEGLNSPETSLLLPDLLTLAEPLSTNTAKTEMCVDSLIPGLEAPQAQQQSGQPELICNSMPDSSFLMSHGEKANNDEFDPIPVLVTKNSNPDAQVERNGYSVLGQDHDTEIPANEACSHSSDEDQEKEGCKEEQQNFMDAAEGPTSAHDCSGSRPLLLDSEEEEEQGGEPCLHLTQVSTVAISQPAAAQNHSQPDAEPAKGTPDVFSKAPFRPTHQEAGDVFAEAPFPRGPLSGQLDVFSQAPFARKKEALAEQGALAQIAPQPFRPQALAKYSRHFEGQQYETAGFNASNQAAVRAADPFVSAPFHLKAPQEKP; via the exons GAGGTTTTGCCATCGTGTTTTTAGTTCGAACTAATCAGGGTCAACGATGTGCTCTAAAACGGATGTATGTTAACAATGAGGATGATCTACAAATCTGCAAACTTGAGATACAGATTATG AGGGACCTAGTGGGCAACAAAAACATAGTTGGCTTCCTGGATTCCAGCATAGCTGCAGTCGGAGCTGACGATGTGTGGGAAGTCCTCATCTTAATGGACTTCTGTCGTG GTGGACAGGTAGTCAACCTGATGAACCAGCGATTACAGACAGGCTTCACAGAGGCAGAAGTGTTGCACATCTTTTGTGACACGTGTAAGGCTGTTGCTCGTCTGCACCAGTGCAAGACTCCAATTATTCATAGAGACCTCAAG GTGGAAAATATTCTTCTTCATGACCAAGGACACTATGTACTGTGTGACTTTGGGAGTGCCACAAACTGCTTTCAAAACCCGCAGACCGAGGGTGTGCCTGTCATTGAGGAGGAAATTAAAAA GTACACTACTCTGTCTTACCGTGCACCAGAGATGGTCAACCTCTATGCTGGGAAGGTTATTACAACTAAGGCGGATATTTGG GCTATGGGCTGTCTACTCTATAAACTATGCTACTTCACGCTTCCTTTTGGGGAGAGCCAAGTTGCTATCTGTGATGGCAGTTTTACTATCCCAGACAACTCGCGCTACTCCTATGACATGCACTGTCTCATCA GATATATGCTGGAGCCTGACCCAGACATGAGGCCAGACATCCATCAAGTGTCTTACTTTGCCTTTAAACTGAATCGACAAGAGTGTCCAGTTCCAAATGTACAT AATGTGTCCATTCCTGCAAAACTCCCCGAGCCTATCAAAGCCAGTGAAGCTGTGGCCAAAAAGAGTCAAACCAAAGCAAG GCTCACAGACCCCATTCCTACCACTGAAACCTCAATAGCCCCTCGACAAAGGCCTAAGGCTGGCCAGACTCAGCCACAGCCAATATCGGGCATTCTTCCTATACAAGCAGCTCTGACCCCACGCAAGAGGCCCAATGTTGCTGCTGGAGCAGCCCAGCCTATAG TAGGTGTCACTGTTCCACCTTCAGCTTCAGGTGCTGTCCAAACTGCTCCCAATATTCAGCCTCAAGTTACACCGCAGCCTCAGCAACTACTCATCAAACATCAGCAGGCGCCTCCCTTCTTGAACCCACAACATAACCAACCG CGACTTGAGGTCCATGAAAGCCCAGCTATCCATCTGACATCCATCCCTGAGTGTGCAGTCATTGGGCCAACTGATGACCCAGATGTG ACAACTGGGCGAGGACTTCACAAATTCGGCTCCCGAACACCCCCCTCGTCACCAAAGATGGCATCGAGGAGTGGCCATCGACGCATCCTGAGTGACGTCACTCACAGTGCCATCTTTGGGGTCCCAGTGAGCAAGTCCACCCAGCTACTTCAAGCAGCCGCAGCTGAGGCCAGCCTCAACAAGTCCAA ATCAGCCAGCACTACTCCTTCTGGTTCACCATGCTCATCTCAGCAGACTGTATATCACCCGGCTGACACTGTCACCCAAACTGCCCCTATTACTACTAATGCTCAGCCCAGCTGGAACCCCTTTGGTGACGATAACTTCTCCAAGCTAACAGCCGAGGAGCTGCTTAACAAAGACTTTGCAAAGCTAGCTGAAA CTGCTGGACCAGAGGAGAAGGCAATGGATGACAATCTCATTCACGGATTCAATTCATTTACAG ACAACCTGATTGAGGGACTGAATTCTCCTGAAACTTCTCTTCTGCTCCCCGACCTCCTAACCCTGGCAGAGCCCCTGAGCACAAACACTG CAAAGACCGAGATGTGTGTGGATTCACTGATTCCTGGGTTGGAAGCTCCCCAAGCCCAGCAGCAATCAGGCCAGCCAGAACTCATCTGTAACAGCATGCCAG ACTCTTCTTTCCTCATGTCGCATGGAGAGAAAGCCAATAACGACGAGTTTGACCCTATTCCCGTGCTCGTCACCAAAAACTCAAATCCAG ATGCTCAAGTGGAGAGGAACGGCTACTCCGTGCTTGGCCAGGACCACGACACTGAGATTCCGGCGAACGAGGCATGTAGTCACTCCAGTGATGAAGACCAGGAAAAAGAGGGCTGCAAAGAAGAGCAGCAGAATTTCATGGATGCGGCAGAGGGTCCGACCTCGGCCCACGACTGCAGTGGCTCCAGACCGCTGCTGCTTGActcagaggaagaggaggaacaaggAGGCGAGCCCTGCCTCCACTTAACACAAGTGTCCACCGTGGCAATTTCTCAACCGGCTGCTGCACAGAATCATTCCCAGCCAGACGCCGAGCCAGCCAAGGGAACCCCGGACGTCTTCTCCAAAGCGCCTTTCCGCCCCACGCATCAAGAAGCAGGCGACGTGTTCGCAGAGGCGCCGTTTCCACGCGGCCCGCTCTCCGGCCAGCTGGACGTGTTCTCCCAGGCTCCCTTTGCGAGAAAAAAGGAGGCCCTAGCTGAGCAAGGTGCACTGGCACAAATCGCCCCACAGCCGTTCCGCCCACAAGCCCTCGCCAAATATTCCCGACACTTTGAGGGCCAGCAGTACGAGACGGCAGGCTTTAACGCGAGCAATCAAGCTGCGGTCCGCGCCGCAGACCCTTTTGTCAGTGCACCCTTTCACCTTAAAGCGCCGCAAGAAAAGCCCTGA